A genomic region of Dactylococcopsis salina PCC 8305 contains the following coding sequences:
- a CDS encoding ABC transporter ATP-binding protein, with product MNHLLTVKDVYAGYIKGLYILQGINFHINPGELVAVIGPNGAGKSTLAKAIFGLLTPSSGEINFKGESIGGLKPNEIVQRGMCYVPQISNVFAALSVEENLEMGGFICKGSLNALKDKIYTMFPVLAQRRRQKAGTLSGGERQMLGMGRALMLDPDLLILDEPSAALSPLLVNSVFEQIQAINQTGKAIILVEQNARKALEMADRGYVLENGVDRATGSGKELLDNPKIGELYLGVAYQKES from the coding sequence ATGAATCATCTTCTCACCGTTAAAGACGTTTACGCTGGCTATATCAAAGGCTTGTATATTTTGCAGGGGATTAACTTTCATATTAACCCTGGAGAATTAGTCGCAGTGATCGGTCCCAACGGTGCGGGAAAATCGACTCTCGCCAAAGCCATTTTCGGATTACTCACTCCTAGTTCTGGTGAAATTAACTTTAAGGGAGAAAGTATTGGTGGCTTGAAACCGAACGAAATTGTCCAACGAGGAATGTGTTACGTTCCACAAATTTCTAACGTTTTTGCTGCCTTATCCGTCGAAGAAAATTTGGAAATGGGAGGCTTTATTTGTAAAGGATCACTAAACGCTCTCAAAGATAAAATTTACACTATGTTTCCCGTCTTGGCACAACGTCGCCGCCAAAAAGCAGGAACTCTCTCTGGCGGAGAACGACAGATGTTAGGAATGGGACGAGCGTTAATGCTTGATCCCGATTTATTGATTTTAGATGAACCTTCGGCGGCGTTATCTCCCCTACTGGTGAACAGTGTTTTTGAACAGATACAAGCCATTAACCAAACGGGAAAAGCAATTATTCTCGTGGAACAAAATGCTCGTAAAGCACTAGAAATGGCCGATCGGGGTTATGTTCTCGAAAATGGGGTCGATCGAGCCACTGGTTCTGGAAAAGAATTATTAGATAATCCCAAAATTGGCGAACTCTATCTCGGTGTCGCCTATCAAAAAGAATCATGA
- a CDS encoding indolepyruvate ferredoxin oxidoreductase subunit alpha: MPYTIVTNTCEGVADCVGACPVACIHEGPGKNEKGTEWYWIDFDTCIDCGICLQVCPVEGAIVPEERPDLQNTPQ; the protein is encoded by the coding sequence GTGCCTTATACGATCGTTACGAACACTTGTGAAGGCGTTGCTGACTGTGTGGGCGCTTGTCCCGTCGCTTGTATTCACGAAGGACCCGGCAAAAACGAAAAAGGAACTGAGTGGTATTGGATCGACTTTGATACCTGTATCGACTGTGGTATTTGTTTACAAGTTTGTCCCGTAGAAGGGGCGATCGTTCCTGAAGAACGTCCAGATTTACAAAATACGCCACAATAG
- the map gene encoding type I methionyl aminopeptidase, whose translation MNFLTELLSPKTSQTTTKTAPQRKRHRGTEIKNSLEIELMRESGRIVATVLKEISQIAAPGMTTMELDAYAEKRIREMGATPSFKGYHGFPGSICVCLNDEVVHGIPNAKKVIRNGDLLKVDTGAYKNGFHGDSCITIAVGKVKPKALELMAVAENGMYEGVKQVKAGNSLLDIAAAIEDYVTSKGYSIVEGFTGHGVGRNLHEAPAVFNTRTEQLPNVKLKAGMVLAIEPIINAGSKFTRTLRDRWTVVTIDKCLSAQFEHTVLVTKEGYEILTDRAEVEN comes from the coding sequence ATGAACTTTCTCACCGAACTTCTTTCTCCGAAAACCTCTCAAACTACAACGAAAACCGCACCACAACGAAAGCGCCATCGGGGAACTGAAATTAAAAATAGCCTCGAAATCGAATTGATGCGAGAATCAGGGCGCATTGTGGCGACGGTTTTAAAGGAAATTTCCCAAATTGCTGCACCTGGAATGACAACGATGGAGTTAGATGCTTATGCAGAAAAACGTATCCGAGAAATGGGCGCAACCCCTAGTTTTAAGGGATATCATGGCTTTCCTGGGTCGATTTGTGTTTGCTTAAATGATGAGGTGGTACATGGGATTCCCAATGCAAAAAAGGTGATTCGCAATGGTGATTTATTAAAGGTGGATACGGGTGCGTATAAAAATGGCTTTCATGGCGATTCCTGTATTACGATCGCGGTTGGTAAGGTGAAACCGAAAGCTCTAGAATTAATGGCAGTTGCGGAAAATGGGATGTATGAAGGGGTAAAACAAGTTAAAGCTGGAAATTCTTTGTTAGATATTGCTGCGGCGATCGAGGATTATGTCACCAGTAAAGGTTACAGTATTGTAGAAGGGTTTACGGGTCATGGTGTAGGTCGTAATCTCCATGAAGCACCGGCGGTGTTTAATACCCGTACCGAACAACTCCCGAATGTGAAGCTGAAAGCGGGAATGGTGTTAGCCATTGAACCGATTATTAATGCGGGATCGAAGTTTACAAGAACACTGCGCGATCGCTGGACAGTGGTCACGATCGATAAATGTCTCTCCGCACAATTTGAACATACGGTATTAGTCACCAAAGAGGGTTATGAAATTTTAACCGATCGCGCTGAAGTTGAGAATTAG
- a CDS encoding asparaginase → MSKKRTQTPELEVHLLREGIVESIHKVHALICDHRGRILSFAGDSETGSFIRSSLKPFQALPVVKTGALEHFKLTDKDLAIICSSHQGTIQQARQVFNILWRANIEPSALQCPIPPGKRSPLEYNCSGKHAGMLAVCQQSGWTLNNYMRHRSAIQELILSGVGELLQMPGAEFIAVQDDCGVPTYFMQLSQMATLYAHLSSGDDVYLERISRAMTHYPEMVAGEGEFDTELMRVSNGELVSKSGAEGVQCIGRIGEGMGLAIKALDGSKRAKYATAIDLLMQMGWITPTMSDSLAEKFMSLSEYKRLEVVGELGFV, encoded by the coding sequence ATGAGCAAAAAACGGACGCAAACCCCAGAATTAGAAGTTCATCTCCTGCGAGAAGGGATTGTCGAATCGATCCACAAAGTCCACGCTTTAATCTGTGATCATCGAGGACGGATTTTGTCCTTTGCGGGTGATTCGGAAACGGGTTCTTTTATTCGTTCTTCCTTGAAACCCTTTCAAGCGCTTCCTGTGGTGAAAACGGGAGCATTAGAGCATTTTAAGCTCACTGACAAAGATTTAGCCATTATTTGCAGTTCTCATCAGGGAACAATTCAACAAGCGCGACAAGTATTTAATATTCTCTGGCGAGCAAATATAGAACCCAGTGCTTTACAATGTCCGATTCCACCTGGCAAACGTAGCCCTCTCGAATACAATTGTTCAGGAAAACACGCGGGGATGTTAGCCGTCTGTCAACAATCGGGTTGGACGCTAAATAACTATATGCGTCATCGTAGCGCGATTCAAGAATTGATTTTAAGTGGTGTGGGAGAACTGTTACAGATGCCAGGTGCTGAATTTATTGCGGTACAGGATGATTGTGGTGTTCCCACTTATTTTATGCAGTTATCCCAGATGGCGACGTTGTACGCTCATTTGTCTTCTGGGGATGATGTCTATTTGGAACGAATCAGCCGTGCGATGACTCATTATCCTGAAATGGTCGCAGGGGAAGGAGAATTTGATACGGAATTGATGAGGGTGAGTAATGGGGAATTAGTGAGTAAAAGTGGCGCGGAAGGAGTGCAATGTATTGGTCGCATTGGGGAAGGGATGGGCTTGGCAATTAAAGCCTTAGATGGCTCAAAACGGGCGAAATATGCCACCGCGATTGATTTATTGATGCAGATGGGTTGGATTACCCCCACCATGTCCGACAGTTTAGCAGAAAAGTTTATGAGTCTCAGTGAATATAAACGTTTGGAAGTGGTGGGAGAGTTGGGGTTTGTTTAA
- a CDS encoding CGLD27 family protein, whose translation MISQPCPVPPEQLPLNEYEKLKTDWPFRWVTFSRDCYIRKLLWTWGWGWVMAGPLTVGSFPLATHPYQFFLCGALGASLLVVFMVVRLYLGWSYVRNRLEKAAIPYEESGWYDGQTWEKPDSVLRRDRLVVSYQITPIFKRLQITALVLVILSAIDLLAWRLLTYFL comes from the coding sequence GCCTTGTCCAGTTCCCCCAGAACAACTTCCTCTCAATGAATATGAGAAACTAAAAACTGATTGGCCCTTTCGTTGGGTGACATTTAGTCGCGACTGTTACATTCGGAAACTGCTTTGGACTTGGGGATGGGGTTGGGTGATGGCGGGCCCTCTCACTGTCGGGAGTTTTCCCCTCGCGACTCATCCCTATCAATTTTTTCTTTGTGGTGCTTTGGGGGCGAGTTTGTTAGTCGTTTTTATGGTGGTCAGACTTTATTTAGGATGGTCTTATGTTCGGAATCGTCTGGAAAAAGCCGCCATTCCTTATGAAGAGTCGGGCTGGTACGATGGACAAACTTGGGAAAAACCAGATTCCGTTTTAAGGCGCGATCGACTGGTGGTATCCTATCAGATTACTCCCATCTTTAAACGGTTGCAGATCACGGCGTTGGTGTTAGTGATTCTCAGCGCGATCGACCTTTTAGCTTGGCGACTCCTCACCTATTTCCTGTAA